The Austwickia sp. genome includes a region encoding these proteins:
- a CDS encoding bifunctional o-acetylhomoserine/o-acetylserine sulfhydrylase, giving the protein MSDTSDWAFETRQIHAGQLPDAATGARALPIYQTTSYVFGDSETAAARFALTDLGPIYTRLGNPTTEVVENRLASLEGGVGALLLASGMAATTYAILNVAQAGDHVVSGAALYGGTYNLLKYTLPRLGIETTFVQNQADLDEWRRALRPNTKILFGETISNPDQQVLDIAGVAGVAHEAGVPLFVDNTVATPYLIRPLAHGADVVIHSATKYLGGHGTAIVGALVDGGTFDYGAEPAKFPQFNTPSESYHGLVYARDLGVGSAFGANLSFILKARVDLLRDTGAAVSPFNAFLLAQGLETLSLRMERHVENTRRVVDFLTAHPQVESVNYASQEGNRDFERAQRYCPKGSGAVFSFEIAGGIEAGRKFVDALELHSHVANIGDVRSLVIHPASTTHSQGSDADRLGAGVTPGLVRLAVGIEHIDDILADLEKGFAAAKA; this is encoded by the coding sequence ATGAGCGACACCAGCGACTGGGCCTTCGAGACCCGCCAGATCCACGCCGGCCAGCTGCCCGACGCCGCCACCGGCGCGCGGGCCCTGCCGATCTACCAGACCACGAGCTACGTCTTCGGGGACTCCGAGACCGCGGCGGCTCGCTTCGCGTTGACGGATCTGGGCCCGATCTACACGCGGCTGGGCAACCCCACGACCGAGGTCGTGGAGAACCGGTTGGCTTCCCTGGAAGGTGGCGTCGGGGCGCTGCTGCTGGCCAGCGGCATGGCCGCCACGACGTACGCCATCCTCAACGTCGCCCAGGCCGGCGACCACGTGGTGAGCGGTGCGGCGCTGTACGGCGGGACGTACAACCTGCTCAAGTACACGCTGCCGCGGCTCGGCATCGAGACGACGTTCGTGCAGAACCAGGCGGACCTGGACGAGTGGCGCCGCGCGCTGCGGCCGAACACCAAGATCCTGTTCGGCGAGACCATCTCCAACCCCGACCAGCAGGTGCTCGACATCGCGGGAGTCGCCGGGGTCGCCCACGAGGCCGGGGTGCCGCTGTTCGTGGACAACACGGTGGCGACGCCGTACCTCATCCGGCCCCTCGCGCATGGCGCCGACGTCGTGATCCACTCGGCGACAAAGTACTTGGGCGGACACGGTACGGCGATCGTCGGCGCCTTGGTCGACGGCGGCACCTTCGACTACGGCGCCGAGCCGGCGAAGTTCCCGCAGTTCAACACGCCGAGCGAGAGCTACCACGGGCTGGTCTACGCGCGGGATCTGGGCGTCGGGTCGGCGTTTGGAGCTAACTTGAGCTTCATCTTGAAGGCTCGGGTCGACCTTCTCCGGGACACGGGTGCGGCAGTGTCGCCGTTCAACGCGTTCCTGCTGGCCCAAGGCCTGGAGACGCTGTCGCTGCGGATGGAGCGGCACGTCGAGAACACCCGCCGCGTGGTGGACTTCCTCACCGCCCACCCGCAGGTGGAGTCCGTGAACTACGCCTCCCAGGAAGGGAATCGGGACTTCGAGCGCGCTCAGCGGTACTGCCCGAAGGGCTCCGGCGCGGTGTTCAGCTTCGAGATCGCCGGCGGGATCGAGGCCGGCCGCAAGTTCGTCGACGCGCTGGAACTGCACAGCCACGTGGCCAACATCGGCGACGTGCGCTCGCTGGTCATCCACCCCGCGTCAACCACGCATAGCCAGGGCAGCGACGCCGACCGGCTCGGCGCCGGTGTGACCCCGGGTCTCGTCCGGCTGGCGGTCGGCATCGAGCACATCGATGACATCCTCGCCGACCTGGAGAAGGGCTTCGCGGCGGCAAAGGCCTAA
- a CDS encoding PIN domain-containing protein — protein MARVYVDTSAVLPRIFSETVTALTEETFARHHRDGDDLLTSRLTVVEASRAARARWRREGGGPEAADPMRALSGVSEAPIDEGVICVAKAIGPDELRSLDAIHLATAVTVGADVMFTYDARLAGAARALGMTVEPPT, from the coding sequence ATGGCCCGGGTCTACGTCGACACCTCAGCGGTGCTGCCGCGGATCTTTAGCGAGACCGTCACTGCGCTCACCGAGGAGACGTTCGCACGCCACCACCGGGACGGGGACGACCTCTTAACGTCCCGCCTAACCGTGGTCGAGGCCTCCCGCGCCGCTCGCGCCCGCTGGCGCCGCGAGGGCGGCGGTCCGGAGGCTGCCGACCCCATGCGGGCGCTGTCGGGAGTGAGCGAGGCGCCGATCGACGAGGGAGTCATCTGCGTGGCCAAGGCCATCGGGCCGGACGAGCTGCGCTCCCTCGATGCGATCCATCTCGCGACGGCAGTCACCGTTGGGGCGGACGTCATGTTCACCTATGACGCGAGACTCGCCGGCGCCGCCCGCGCCCTGGGCATGACCGTCGAGCCGCCAACCTGA
- a CDS encoding MarR family transcriptional regulator has product MTASPGEIVTAVRRAVVHLSTQGAAFAREHGMNLTDIRALIALNDLRRAGEAATPGTLGRELGLASASTTQVIDRLERRGLVRRGADPGDRRRVLIEVTKAAAASGVASFGPLLEEIRALACALGPGERDVVLAFLDGLSTLPMIDQSPGVISPEAGHA; this is encoded by the coding sequence ATGACTGCGTCACCCGGCGAGATCGTGACCGCCGTACGCCGTGCGGTCGTCCACCTGAGCACTCAGGGCGCCGCCTTCGCCCGCGAGCACGGCATGAACCTCACCGACATCCGCGCCCTCATCGCACTCAACGACCTGCGCCGCGCCGGGGAGGCCGCGACCCCCGGCACGCTCGGTCGGGAGCTGGGGCTCGCGTCCGCGTCGACGACCCAGGTCATCGACCGCCTCGAACGGCGTGGGCTCGTCCGGCGCGGCGCCGACCCCGGCGACCGTCGCCGCGTGCTCATCGAAGTGACCAAGGCCGCCGCGGCCTCGGGCGTCGCCAGCTTCGGGCCGCTGTTGGAGGAGATCCGGGCGCTGGCGTGCGCACTCGGCCCGGGCGAGCGCGATGTCGTGCTGGCCTTCCTCGATGGCCTCTCGACGCTGCCCATGATTGACCAGAGCCCCGGAGTGATCAGCCCGGAGGCGGGTCATGCCTGA
- a CDS encoding maleylpyruvate isomerase family mycothiol-dependent enzyme, translating to MEANLRERTAANRRRIADVYDGTASECLSQASLCAGWDLRTLLGHVVMPLVTSPTRLALTALRLGSVHRASSAIATELGRRPVATLTAVLRDRAEGHVPAPGVGPMGQFVDCCVHLRDAARPLGADADAPLDDWALVLAWLPSRAAGLGHVPRGLLHGLSWRATDLPWSYGAGPVVEARAEPLSLAMTGRAAVLPELTGPGVPELARRLRTD from the coding sequence ATGGAGGCGAACCTGCGGGAACGGACCGCGGCCAACCGTCGCCGGATCGCCGACGTGTACGACGGGACGGCGTCCGAGTGCTTGAGTCAGGCGAGCCTCTGTGCCGGCTGGGATCTGCGGACCCTGTTGGGGCACGTCGTCATGCCGCTGGTGACCTCGCCGACCCGGCTGGCGCTGACAGCCCTGCGTCTTGGATCGGTCCACCGGGCGTCCTCCGCGATCGCAACCGAGCTTGGCCGACGACCTGTGGCCACCCTCACCGCCGTCCTGCGCGACCGCGCCGAGGGGCACGTGCCGGCGCCCGGCGTGGGACCGATGGGGCAGTTCGTGGACTGCTGCGTCCACCTGCGCGACGCCGCCCGGCCGTTGGGCGCGGATGCCGATGCCCCGCTGGACGACTGGGCCCTGGTGCTCGCGTGGCTGCCGTCCCGGGCCGCGGGACTCGGCCACGTACCTCGCGGCCTCCTCCACGGCCTGTCGTGGCGGGCGACGGACCTGCCCTGGTCGTACGGCGCCGGACCGGTCGTCGAGGCCCGCGCCGAACCACTGTCGCTTGCGATGACCGGCCGCGCTGCTGTCCTGCCGGAGCTCACCGGGCCCGGCGTCCCGGAGCTGGCCCGTCGCCTGCGGACGGACTGA
- a CDS encoding antitoxin yields MRTLYLRNVPDEAVADLEAMAAAESISVSALAVRELAAVARARRQLRELEAVPPLDVSMTDLVDAVRDGREGRDR; encoded by the coding sequence ATGAGGACGCTCTACCTGCGGAACGTGCCCGATGAGGCGGTGGCCGATCTTGAAGCGATGGCCGCGGCAGAGTCGATATCTGTCTCGGCGTTGGCGGTGCGCGAGCTCGCCGCGGTGGCCAGGGCCCGGCGGCAGCTCAGGGAGCTGGAGGCCGTGCCGCCTCTCGACGTCTCGATGACGGACCTGGTCGACGCCGTACGCGATGGGCGTGAGGGGCGCGACCGCTGA